A genome region from Prinia subflava isolate CZ2003 ecotype Zambia chromosome 12, Cam_Psub_1.2, whole genome shotgun sequence includes the following:
- the LOC134556811 gene encoding alpha-1-acid glycoprotein 1-like: MLATLALFVGLPLALGTEPSPSCAPLIPVTFDNSTVPQILGEWFYIAGASKYPPHVAQMRAVTFGAFSFSPGSHEDELNITEIIRMNETCVVRNSSRVQVFHQNSTMKQVTDDEMPAVARLIQSDKDLMILNHIETDLPNLILSARTPNVSKEHMEEFKAQLHCLGFTEEDVFYTSTEHACPLPGDEDSEDPQLG, translated from the exons ATGTTGGCCACCCTCGCCCTGTTCGtggggctgcccctggccctgggcaccGAGCCCTCCCCAAGCTGCGCCCCGCTCATCCCGGTCACCTTCGACAACAGCACCGTCCCTCAG ATCCTGGGAGAGTGGTTCTACATTGCTGGTGCCTCCAAGTATCCCCCTCACGTGGCACAGATGAGAGCAGTGACATTTGgggctttttccttctctcctggcAGCCATGAGGACGAGCTCAACATCACTGAAATCATAAGAAT GAATGAGACATGTGTGGTGAGGAACTCCAGCAGGGTCCAGGTCTTCCATCAGAACTCCACCATGAAGCAGG TTACTGATGATGAGATGCCTGCCGTGGCCAGACTGATCCAAAGTGACAAAGACCTGATGATCCTGAACCACATCGAAACTGACCTCCCAAATCTGATTCTCTCAG CACGGACACCCAACGTGAGCAAGGAGCACATGGAGGAGTTCAAAGCCCAGCTGCACTGCCTGGGCTTCACTGAGGAGGATGTGTTCTACACCTCCACAGAG CACGCCTGTCCCCTGCCTGGGGATGAAGACAGTGAAGATCCACAACTGGGGTAA
- the LOC134557133 gene encoding alpha-1-acid glycoprotein-like → MGMAGLVAVLGLAVLLPTDAVPCGAQRPDNSTASKLLGTWLYVAGAAQFPQHRVEMLLIDHAYVRLEPGAAGQELLISHYVAVGDQCFTNNLTYLEVTAGNATLVRNAKTQQIEGMLMNMSSENLLLIQYQMQRERTYLGQYLYARNLGISSAEREEFEQHAECLGLRAEQIVYAPWRTEVCQVEEAEGSNSPHPEPVAAVTASPAPGTPWPGSTGN, encoded by the exons ATGGGCATGGCCGGGCTCGTGGCCGTGCtgggcctggcagtgctgctgcccacgGACGCTGTCCCCTGCGGAGCCCAGCGCCCTGACAACTCCACGGCCTCCAAG CTGCTGGGGACGTGGCTGTACGTGGCGGGGGCTGCCCAGTTCCCCCAGCACCGCGTGGAGATGCTGCTCATCGACCACGCCTATGTGCGCCTGGAGCCCGGGGCcgccgggcaggagctgctcatcAGCCACTACGTGGCCGT GGGGGACCAATGTTTCACCAACAACCTCACGTACCTGGAGGTCACTGCCGGTAACGCCACGCTGGTGAGGAACG CCAAGACCCAGCAAATTGAGGGGATGCTGATGAACATGAGCTCTGAAAACCTTCTGCTCATCCAGTACCAAATGCAGAGGGAAAGGACGTATTTGGGGCAGTATCTCTACG cccGGAACCTGGGAATCAGCTCAGCCGAGCGGGAGGAGTTTGAGCAGCACGCCGagtgcctggggctgagggCGGAGCAGATCGTGTATGCGCCGTGGAGAACG GAGGTGTGTCAAGTGGAAGAAGCTGAAGGCAGCAACAGCCCACACCCAGAGCCCgtggctgcagtcacagcatCACCTGCTCCAGGTACCCCCTggcctgggagcacagggaactGA